One Rickettsia akari str. Hartford genomic window, TCCAAGGCCGTTTTATCGTTTTTAGCTATATTTCTTCCTATGTTCTTTTCTTCCATTCCTGTTGTATTATTAGTTTCTGCTACATGACGAGTAATAATTCAGCAAAAGCAGTAAAATTACTTCGTTTATGTAATCACGTAAATTTTGATTTTTTAAGCCATTAATATTTTTGTGTTCTTTAATGATTATACATGTCAATTCTTGATGAATAATATTAGTTAATATAACAAATTCACTCTCTTTTGTTATTTCAATGATTTTTCCAAGTAGTCAGTTAATTTATTTCGTGTTTCATGCATCATCATACGTTGCTGAATCCACTTCTCACTACACCCGTATCTTTTCCAATTATCTCTTACTCTATCAATGGACTTTTCTGGATCAGAGATTTACTGCATTCTTTCATAACCAACTTTAGCAAGATATTGTTTAAATGGTTCTGCTTTTGGAGACGGAATAGATTGTATAATACGAAGTAATGATTATGTATTTGCACAGTCTGTTTGATAATGTTTACCATTTAACTGAGATAGCAAAATACTATTTTGGGTCGTAAGAGAACCTCTCAATCAACTTGATATCTGTGTCGACCATAAAATGACTCTATCCTCTGCTTTATTTTGGTCGGGGTTAGTAATATAGTTATGTCCAAGGTTTTTAAAGTCTATACTTTAAACATAAAGGCTATTATGGCTATCGTTTATGGTTTTCTTACTTCCAAAAAAACCACCAAGTGTTTATTTCTCTTCGGTGGTTAAAACTTGAGCAATTTAAGTTTGTGTCCATATGTTCAACCAAAATACCAAAACCCTATCTGAACTCGTAACAGGGTTTACTTCAAAAGAAAATTTATAAATTCTAAAATTGAGATAGGAGAGCTGTTAGAAAGACTCTTGAAAAAGAGAGATATCGACGCAATGGAGAAACGCTTAGAAGAACTAAAAGCAATATTTGGTATTGCCAAAATATATATGAACAGGCATTGCTTTCATTTATATCATTATTACTATTTAATATTTTAAGTTGTATTTATAGATACTGTGGTCAATCTATGGCGACAGAACAGAATAAGTATTAATCAAATGGTTTCACTATAACCATTATTACTGCAATAACCATACAAATAGCTGGAATTTCATTAACTATACGGTAAAATTTTTCTGAATGGATATTTTTGCCGTTTGCAAAACATTTCCGCCATCTTACAAGTAAACCGTGAAATATCACTAAAATTAACACTGCAAACATTTTAATGTGAAACCAAGTATCAAGAGCAACAAACCCATAAATATGAGCATTTATTAAACCGAATACAAATGTGCTAATCATTGCCGGATTCATAATAAATCTGAGTAATTTTAGCTCCATTACTTGTAAAGTACTATCCAGTTCACTACCTGTTTTAGCTTTGGTATGATAAACATATATTCTAGGCAAATAAAGAAGTCCTGCCATCCAACATATAGCAGATATCAGATGTACTGACTTAAACCATAGATAGTAACTTGCCATTCTTTTCCTTATTAATTTGTTAATTTACATAAACATTTAGTAAATTCGCTTGGACATATTCTTGTACTAGAACTACTCGTGACTAAATTAGTATCAACCTTATTGATAAATCGTAGCAATATATTTGTCAAACTATTAATAAAAATTTTATTTGTTCCAAGTGTCGGAATTCGAGTATATTGAATTTCATATTTATCTGCGATTAATTTATATTCAATATCAAGTTCTACTAGTGTTTCAACATGCTCGGATACAAATGATATAGGTACGATAATTATGTTTTTTTTTAACTTTCCTGCTAGCTCTATTTCATTTTCCGTATTTGGTTTTAACCACTCTATATGTCCTACTCTACTTTGGTAAGTTATCTTATAATCTAGATCTTTTATATTTAATTCTTTGACTATTGCTTTTACAGTTTCTTTTATCTGAAAACTATAAGGGTCACCTGCTTTTATT contains:
- the hemJ gene encoding protoporphyrinogen oxidase HemJ — its product is MASYYLWFKSVHLISAICWMAGLLYLPRIYVYHTKAKTGSELDSTLQVMELKLLRFIMNPAMISTFVFGLINAHIYGFVALDTWFHIKMFAVLILVIFHGLLVRWRKCFANGKNIHSEKFYRIVNEIPAICMVIAVIMVIVKPFD